One Longimicrobium sp. DNA segment encodes these proteins:
- a CDS encoding M15 family metallopeptidase: MSKLSDKVPIPPKDLMNTNLSSATEATMLKKFGSPGTPKPGCGPASAAMKPRLVTANVGPFKVTGLVFAVESLKQIFAEVQTKHPDVFKAVKTAGMWCVRHRNHNSSKLSNHSWGTTIDLFFGTAVVDQGVHLTHRGMLPLFPIFNKHGWYWGAEFSGDSVDSMHFELSEETILKLEL, translated from the coding sequence ATGAGCAAGCTCAGCGACAAGGTGCCGATCCCACCCAAGGACCTGATGAACACCAACCTTAGCTCGGCCACCGAAGCCACGATGCTGAAGAAGTTCGGCTCGCCGGGAACGCCGAAGCCGGGGTGCGGCCCCGCGTCGGCCGCCATGAAGCCGCGGCTGGTCACCGCGAACGTGGGGCCGTTCAAGGTCACCGGGCTGGTGTTCGCGGTCGAGTCGCTGAAGCAGATCTTCGCCGAGGTGCAGACGAAACACCCCGACGTGTTCAAGGCCGTGAAGACGGCAGGGATGTGGTGCGTGCGGCATCGCAACCACAATTCCTCCAAGCTGTCGAACCACAGCTGGGGAACCACGATCGACCTGTTCTTCGGAACGGCCGTGGTCGATCAGGGGGTGCACCTGACGCACCGCGGCATGCTCCCGCTCTTCCCCATCTTCAACAAGCACGGATGGTACTGGGGCGCCGAGTTCTCGGGAGATTCCGTCGACAGCATGCACTTTGAGCTGAGCGAGGAGACGATCCTCAAGCTCGAGCTCTGA
- a CDS encoding pyridoxal phosphate-dependent aminotransferase encodes MRDPRVSAMADGLIGSEILRIAADVRAMLAQGAEVCNLTVGDFAPAEFPAPKELVDGIVDALRAGETNYPPSDGVAQLRKAVGDFYRDWLGLDYGIDSILVTGGSRPGLYASYLTVIDPGDTVVYPVPSWNNNHYVHLSGAHGIPVFCHAGDAFLPTRAALEEAVRGARMLVLNSPLNPSGTAFTAGQLGEICDLVLEENARRGPDERPLYLLYDSVYWMLTFGATEHVNPVSLRPEMRDYTIFIDGISKSFASTGVRVGWIVGPADLVKRMASLVGHVGAWAPRAEQIAVARLLGDRAAIESYHDTMLSEVFARLEAIYEGLLALRGRGFPVEAVMPMGAIYLSARFELHGAATPEGQTLRTNDDIRHYLLGAAGMAIVPFQAFGLPDESGWFRLSVGAVSRGEIAPMLQRLESALAALHFGTASAAAA; translated from the coding sequence ATGCGGGACCCGCGTGTGTCGGCGATGGCCGACGGGCTGATCGGCTCGGAGATCCTGCGGATCGCGGCCGACGTCCGCGCGATGCTCGCGCAGGGCGCGGAGGTGTGCAACCTGACCGTGGGCGACTTCGCGCCGGCCGAGTTCCCCGCCCCGAAGGAGCTGGTGGACGGGATCGTCGACGCGCTGCGCGCCGGGGAGACGAACTATCCGCCGTCGGACGGGGTGGCGCAGCTGCGCAAGGCCGTGGGCGACTTCTACCGCGACTGGCTGGGGCTGGACTACGGCATCGACTCCATCCTGGTCACCGGCGGCTCGCGGCCGGGGCTTTATGCCTCGTATCTCACCGTGATCGACCCGGGCGACACCGTGGTCTACCCGGTCCCGTCGTGGAACAACAACCACTACGTGCACCTCTCGGGCGCGCACGGGATCCCCGTCTTCTGCCACGCCGGCGACGCGTTCCTTCCCACGCGCGCGGCGCTGGAAGAGGCGGTGCGCGGCGCGCGGATGCTGGTGCTGAACTCGCCGCTGAACCCGTCGGGCACCGCGTTCACCGCCGGGCAGCTGGGGGAGATCTGCGACCTGGTGCTGGAGGAGAACGCCCGCCGCGGCCCGGACGAGCGGCCGCTGTACCTGCTGTACGATTCCGTCTACTGGATGCTGACCTTCGGGGCGACCGAGCACGTGAACCCGGTGTCGCTGCGTCCGGAGATGCGGGATTACACCATCTTCATCGACGGCATCTCCAAGTCGTTCGCCTCCACCGGCGTGCGCGTGGGGTGGATCGTGGGGCCGGCCGACCTGGTGAAGCGGATGGCCAGCCTGGTGGGCCACGTGGGCGCGTGGGCCCCGCGCGCCGAGCAGATCGCCGTCGCGCGGCTGCTGGGGGACCGCGCGGCAATCGAATCGTACCACGACACCATGCTCTCCGAGGTGTTCGCGCGGCTGGAGGCGATCTACGAGGGGCTGCTGGCGCTGCGCGGCCGCGGCTTCCCGGTCGAGGCGGTGATGCCGATGGGCGCCATCTACCTGAGCGCGCGCTTCGAGCTGCACGGCGCCGCGACGCCCGAGGGACAGACGCTGCGCACCAACGACGACATCCGCCACTACCTCCTGGGGGCCGCGGGGATGGCCATCGTCCCCTTCCAGGCGTTCGGGCTCCCCGACGAGAGCGGCTGGTTCCGGCTCTCCGTCGGCGCCGTCTCGCGCGGCGAGATTGCCCCGATGCTGCAGCGGCTGGAGAGCGCCCTCGCCGCGCTGCACTTCGGCACCGCCTCCGCCGCCGCGGCCTGA
- the bshC gene encoding bacillithiol biosynthesis cysteine-adding enzyme BshC, whose translation MRPPAAEGTLSLHLHVAQIRGNRLVDDFLAGVPRAAAFYEGNPRDLSAWRAKLAEVRARFGRAEREHAAAALAPTSARAAGRLRRFVEEGGAMVTTGQQAGLFTGPLYTVHKILSAVRLAEALERALGVVVLPVFWAASEDHDFAEVNHAFAVDAAGELRRVAVAATAPVAVPMSEMRLGADVEARLDEFADVVSGDGDASPWLAQLRGAYRPGATIGAAFRDAIASLFADFDLFVTDAADPALKAASAHVLLAELEHAAEHERLVAEQTAALAAAGYPSQVTLVEEATNVFWHGPAGRERLYREGGGFVAKDARRHFSLDDLRAVVAADPRALSPNVFLRPVVESSVFPTLSYVGGPAETAYFAQVRPLFAAFGIRAPVVFPRFGASIVPTEIAEARERLAITDDELRLPGHELWDRVARRHMPAELWARMDALRRALVEGWGSVIDVAEGIDANLRDAVGGRRNRALLEAAKAERTVIRHFKQRNPQMEADARRVRNHLRPNGVPQERVLTVFQYLARDPSLLRRLADGMHVELAPEAEPAAAGD comes from the coding sequence ATGCGGCCTCCCGCGGCGGAGGGCACGCTGAGCCTGCACCTGCACGTCGCGCAGATCCGCGGCAACCGGCTGGTGGACGATTTCCTGGCCGGCGTCCCGCGGGCCGCCGCCTTCTACGAGGGCAACCCCCGCGACCTGTCCGCCTGGCGCGCCAAGCTGGCCGAGGTGCGGGCCCGCTTCGGCCGCGCCGAGCGCGAGCACGCCGCCGCCGCGCTGGCGCCGACCTCCGCGCGCGCCGCCGGGCGCCTCCGCCGCTTCGTCGAGGAAGGCGGGGCGATGGTGACCACCGGGCAGCAGGCCGGCCTCTTCACCGGCCCGCTCTACACCGTCCACAAGATCCTCTCCGCCGTGCGCCTGGCCGAGGCGCTGGAGCGTGCGCTCGGCGTGGTCGTTCTCCCCGTCTTCTGGGCGGCGTCGGAAGACCACGACTTCGCCGAGGTGAACCACGCCTTCGCGGTCGATGCCGCGGGCGAGCTGCGCCGCGTGGCCGTGGCCGCCACGGCGCCCGTGGCCGTGCCGATGAGCGAGATGCGGCTGGGCGCGGACGTCGAAGCAAGGTTGGACGAGTTCGCCGATGTCGTTTCGGGAGATGGAGATGCGTCGCCCTGGCTCGCGCAGCTTCGAGGCGCGTACCGCCCCGGCGCCACCATCGGCGCGGCGTTCCGGGACGCGATCGCGTCGCTCTTCGCCGATTTCGATCTCTTCGTCACCGACGCGGCCGATCCGGCGCTGAAGGCGGCCTCCGCGCACGTGCTGCTGGCCGAGCTGGAGCACGCCGCCGAGCACGAGCGGCTGGTCGCCGAGCAGACGGCGGCGCTCGCGGCGGCCGGCTACCCCTCGCAGGTCACGCTGGTGGAGGAGGCGACGAACGTCTTCTGGCACGGTCCCGCCGGGCGCGAGCGGCTGTACCGCGAGGGCGGGGGATTCGTGGCGAAGGACGCGCGGCGGCACTTCTCGCTCGACGACCTGCGCGCCGTCGTGGCCGCCGATCCGCGGGCGCTCAGCCCCAACGTCTTCCTGCGCCCGGTCGTCGAATCTTCCGTCTTCCCCACGCTGTCGTACGTCGGCGGCCCGGCGGAGACGGCGTACTTCGCGCAGGTGCGGCCGCTCTTCGCCGCGTTCGGGATCCGCGCGCCGGTGGTCTTCCCCCGCTTCGGCGCCAGCATCGTCCCCACGGAGATCGCGGAGGCGCGCGAGCGGCTGGCGATCACCGACGACGAGCTGCGCCTTCCCGGGCACGAGCTGTGGGACCGCGTCGCCCGCCGCCACATGCCAGCGGAACTCTGGGCACGGATGGACGCGCTCCGCCGCGCGCTGGTGGAGGGGTGGGGGAGCGTGATCGACGTCGCCGAGGGGATCGACGCCAACCTGCGCGACGCCGTCGGAGGGCGGCGCAACCGCGCGCTGCTGGAGGCGGCGAAGGCGGAGCGCACGGTCATCCGCCACTTCAAGCAGCGCAATCCGCAGATGGAGGCGGACGCGCGCCGCGTGCGCAACCACCTGCGCCCCAACGGCGTGCCGCAGGAGCGCGTGCTCACCGTCTTCCAGTACCTCGCCCGCGACCCCTCGCTCCTCCGCCGCCTGGCCGACGGCATGCACGTGGAGCTCGCCCCCGAAGCCGAGCCGGCGGCGGCGGGGGACTGA
- a CDS encoding 23S rRNA (pseudouridine(1915)-N(3))-methyltransferase RlmH, translated as MKLLLLAVGRPRGEAADLIAEYESRARRYFPLDVGEVKEEAFRRAGDAARVRDEEGKRLLARVPAGVEIVALHETGKPWTSQQLADWLNELGVRGSPGAAFVVGGAYGLSDEILARARHRLSLSAMTLPHEIARLVLAEQLYRAGTILRGEPYHKGRD; from the coding sequence ATGAAGCTGCTGCTGCTGGCCGTCGGCCGTCCGCGCGGAGAGGCGGCGGACCTCATCGCCGAGTACGAGTCGCGCGCCAGGCGGTACTTTCCGCTGGACGTGGGCGAGGTGAAGGAGGAGGCCTTCCGCCGCGCGGGCGACGCGGCGCGCGTGCGCGACGAGGAGGGGAAGCGGCTGCTGGCGCGCGTTCCCGCCGGGGTGGAGATCGTGGCGCTGCACGAGACGGGAAAGCCGTGGACGTCGCAGCAGCTGGCCGACTGGCTGAACGAGCTGGGGGTGCGGGGGAGCCCCGGCGCGGCGTTCGTCGTCGGCGGGGCGTACGGGCTGTCGGACGAGATCCTGGCCCGCGCCCGCCACCGGCTCTCGCTCTCGGCCATGACGCTGCCGCACGAGATCGCGCGCCTGGTCCTCGCCGAGCAGCTCTACCGCGCCGGCACCATCCTTCGCGGCGAGCCGTACCACAAGGGGCGGGACTGA